One genomic region from Reichenbachiella ulvae encodes:
- a CDS encoding sulfatase-like hydrolase/transferase, translated as MKMEKYEILSKGRLITGLLLILFGMWGCSKLDKNDSNASATKDQKRPNILWLVTEDMGQYIPPFGDSTIQTPNLSRLAAEGIRFTNLYSTSGVCAPSRAAIATGMYPSGIGANHMRTNSYTEERGMPPYEAVPPADVRMISELLRAEGYYCTNNYKTDYQFKAPMTAWDENSPYAHWRNRDKGQPFFAVFNFTDTHESGLFEPYGFRNIETRHYHAGDTSYHWGKDRMSEEETPVHLSKDTNFNIPPYLPDNEVVRRDMWKMYNNIAEMDSQLGAVLAQLEEDGLLDETIIFFYGDHGGPLPRQKRLIYDSGLKTPLIVRYPNQEMNGTIDDQLVSFIDFAPSLLSLVGKEIPDYMDGQAFLGNQASEPREYIHAAADRFDEVTDVIRAVKDQRFKYIRNYRPQQGYYLPLNYREQIPTMQELLRLRDLGQLNDVQTQWFRDQKPEEELFDCIADPHELNNLADDPKYEETLQELSMEMDRWLNEIEDDPELSERDLLTKLWNGNQAMPVTSTPEIKMKADTVEITSATEGASIGYMVVDSPGVELSSWTVYTEPFTITKGQVVLTAKAHRIGYQPSQQETLIWNETE; from the coding sequence ATGAAAATGGAAAAATATGAAATACTAAGCAAAGGACGGTTGATAACTGGATTGCTCTTGATTCTATTTGGAATGTGGGGCTGTAGTAAATTAGATAAAAATGATTCAAACGCCTCTGCAACAAAAGATCAAAAGAGACCTAATATTTTATGGCTAGTTACAGAGGATATGGGACAATATATTCCCCCTTTTGGTGACTCGACTATTCAAACGCCCAACCTGAGTAGGTTGGCTGCAGAGGGAATCAGGTTTACTAACTTGTATTCCACCTCTGGAGTATGTGCACCTAGTCGTGCCGCTATCGCCACGGGCATGTACCCTTCGGGAATAGGAGCCAATCATATGCGTACCAATTCCTACACAGAGGAAAGAGGAATGCCTCCTTATGAGGCCGTTCCGCCTGCGGATGTGAGGATGATCAGCGAACTATTAAGAGCAGAGGGCTATTACTGCACTAACAATTACAAAACAGATTATCAATTCAAGGCTCCTATGACAGCTTGGGACGAAAATAGTCCTTATGCTCATTGGAGAAATAGAGACAAGGGTCAGCCGTTTTTTGCTGTATTCAACTTTACAGACACCCACGAATCTGGACTTTTCGAACCATACGGATTTAGAAACATCGAAACTCGCCACTACCATGCTGGAGATACGAGCTACCACTGGGGCAAAGATCGCATGTCAGAAGAGGAAACGCCGGTACATTTATCAAAAGATACGAACTTCAATATTCCACCATACCTACCAGACAATGAGGTGGTTCGAAGGGATATGTGGAAAATGTACAACAACATTGCTGAAATGGATAGTCAGTTGGGCGCAGTATTGGCTCAGCTAGAAGAGGATGGTCTGTTGGACGAAACGATCATATTTTTTTATGGAGACCATGGAGGACCCTTGCCTCGTCAAAAACGATTGATTTATGATTCCGGCCTAAAAACACCTTTGATCGTCAGATATCCTAATCAGGAAATGAACGGCACCATAGACGATCAATTGGTCAGCTTTATTGATTTTGCTCCAAGTCTTCTTTCGTTGGTTGGCAAAGAGATACCGGATTATATGGATGGCCAAGCTTTTCTGGGTAATCAGGCCTCTGAGCCAAGAGAATACATACATGCCGCTGCAGATCGGTTTGATGAAGTAACCGATGTTATTCGAGCAGTAAAAGATCAACGATTCAAATACATAAGAAATTATAGACCTCAACAGGGGTATTATTTGCCACTGAACTATCGAGAACAAATCCCTACTATGCAGGAGTTGTTAAGATTGAGAGACTTAGGTCAATTGAATGATGTGCAGACCCAGTGGTTTAGAGATCAAAAGCCTGAGGAAGAATTGTTTGACTGTATCGCTGATCCGCATGAACTGAATAATCTTGCAGATGATCCAAAATATGAAGAAACGCTTCAAGAACTGAGTATGGAAATGGATCGCTGGCTGAATGAGATCGAAGATGATCCCGAGCTATCAGAGCGAGATTTGCTCACCAAACTGTGGAATGGGAATCAAGCCATGCCAGTAACCTCTACTCCTGAAATAAAAATGAAAGCAGACACGGTCGAAATCACAAGCGCCACAGAAGGTGCCTCTATCGGGTATATGGTAGTCGATAGTCCAGGTGTAGAACTTTCCAGTTGGACAGTCTATACTGAACCGTTTACCATAACGAAAGGTCAAGTGGTTCTAACAGCCAAAGCACATAGAATAGGGTATCAACCGAGTCAACAGGAGACACTGATTTGGAATGAAACAGAGTAA
- a CDS encoding bifunctional aldolase/short-chain dehydrogenase translates to MKPKDFKYVDYLWDDVKAESLKDDQVELFLYRSNILGADLRITNYGGGNTSCKTIEQDPLTNEKVEVMWVKGSGGDIGTLTRAGIAGLYTGRLRDLKNVYQGLHDEDRMVGLFNHCIYDLDSKAPSIDTPLHGLLPFKHIDHLHPDALIAVAAAQDSEKVTKEIWGDTMGWVPWQKPGFDLGLQLEKCLNDNPGIRGIVLGSHGLFTWGDTSYECYINSLEVIEMASDYIAKKTEANGKVFGGQKVESLPADQRKEKAAQLMPTLRGLCSSENGMIGHFTDSDVVLEYINSHDLEKLAPLGTSCPDHFLRTKIQPLVLALSPDEDLTDQEALLAKLEPAFDAYRDEYKQYYETCKHDNSPAMRDPNPVIIIYPGVGMFSFAKNKQTTRVASEFYINAINVMRGAEAITSYTSLPRQEAFNIEYWLLEEAKLQRMPKEKPLSRKVALITGAGGGIGKAIADKLASEGANVVLTDIAEDRLKEAVATYPSDTASYAVCDVTSHESIADAYKSAVLEFGGVDIVVHSAGLAISKSLLDTTEKDWDLLQNVLVKGQFDLSKQAVAIMKKQNLGGDFIFIASKNGLVSGPNNVGYGTAKAAQQHMARLLAAELGVDGIRVNTVNPDGVIVGSKIWEGEWAEGRAKAYGITVEELPAHYAKRNLLNRIIYPEDIASGVFALAAILDKTTGNIINVDGGMANAFVR, encoded by the coding sequence ATGAAACCAAAGGATTTTAAATATGTCGATTACCTATGGGACGACGTTAAGGCAGAAAGTTTAAAGGATGATCAAGTTGAATTGTTTCTTTATAGATCTAATATACTTGGTGCGGACCTGAGAATTACCAACTATGGTGGAGGTAATACCAGTTGTAAAACCATTGAACAAGACCCCTTGACAAATGAGAAGGTAGAAGTGATGTGGGTAAAAGGGTCTGGAGGTGATATCGGTACGTTGACAAGAGCTGGGATTGCGGGGCTATACACAGGCAGATTACGTGATCTGAAAAACGTATATCAAGGTCTTCATGACGAAGACAGAATGGTAGGTTTGTTTAATCATTGTATTTATGATCTGGACAGCAAGGCACCATCGATAGATACACCACTGCACGGATTACTTCCTTTCAAGCATATAGATCACTTGCATCCTGATGCTCTGATTGCTGTTGCAGCTGCACAAGACAGCGAAAAAGTAACTAAAGAAATTTGGGGAGACACGATGGGCTGGGTGCCATGGCAAAAGCCAGGTTTCGACCTAGGCTTGCAACTGGAGAAGTGTCTGAACGACAATCCTGGGATCAGAGGAATTGTACTAGGTAGCCACGGATTGTTCACCTGGGGAGATACCTCTTACGAATGCTACATCAATAGTTTAGAAGTAATCGAAATGGCCTCAGACTATATTGCAAAGAAAACCGAAGCTAACGGCAAGGTGTTCGGAGGCCAAAAGGTAGAGAGCCTTCCTGCTGATCAGCGAAAAGAAAAGGCTGCACAGTTGATGCCTACTTTGAGAGGACTTTGCTCATCTGAAAATGGCATGATCGGACATTTTACGGATTCTGATGTAGTGCTAGAATACATCAATAGCCACGATTTGGAAAAACTTGCTCCGTTAGGAACTTCTTGTCCTGATCACTTCTTAAGAACAAAAATTCAACCTTTGGTATTGGCTCTGTCTCCAGATGAAGACTTGACAGACCAAGAGGCTCTTCTTGCCAAATTGGAACCAGCCTTTGATGCTTATAGAGATGAGTATAAACAATATTACGAAACTTGCAAGCACGACAACAGTCCTGCTATGAGAGATCCAAACCCGGTAATTATCATTTACCCAGGTGTGGGAATGTTCAGCTTTGCTAAAAACAAGCAAACTACCAGAGTAGCGAGCGAGTTTTATATCAATGCCATCAATGTAATGAGAGGTGCTGAGGCAATTACGTCCTACACTTCATTACCTAGACAAGAGGCATTTAATATTGAATACTGGTTGCTGGAAGAGGCGAAGTTGCAACGAATGCCAAAAGAGAAGCCGTTATCTAGAAAAGTAGCTCTAATTACAGGAGCTGGCGGTGGTATCGGTAAGGCGATTGCGGATAAATTGGCTTCAGAAGGAGCTAATGTGGTTTTGACAGATATTGCTGAGGATAGATTAAAAGAAGCCGTGGCAACTTATCCATCAGATACGGCTTCTTATGCTGTTTGTGATGTAACTAGTCACGAGTCTATTGCCGATGCATATAAGTCTGCAGTTTTGGAATTTGGAGGAGTTGATATTGTCGTTCATAGTGCTGGATTGGCAATATCAAAATCTCTTCTAGATACAACAGAGAAGGATTGGGATTTGTTGCAAAACGTTCTTGTTAAGGGGCAATTTGACTTGTCAAAACAAGCAGTAGCTATCATGAAGAAACAAAATTTAGGAGGAGATTTTATCTTCATTGCCAGTAAGAATGGATTGGTGTCTGGACCCAACAATGTTGGATACGGAACGGCCAAAGCGGCTCAGCAGCACATGGCAAGGTTGCTGGCGGCCGAGCTAGGTGTAGATGGTATAAGAGTTAATACCGTTAATCCTGATGGAGTGATAGTGGGTAGTAAGATATGGGAAGGAGAATGGGCAGAAGGTAGAGCCAAGGCATATGGTATTACTGTCGAAGAACTTCCAGCACATTACGCAAAGAGAAACCTCCTGAATAGAATTATCTATCCAGAGGATATCGCCAGTGGGGTGTTCGCACTTGCGGCCATTCTAGACAAAACGACAGGTAACATCATCAATGTAGATGGTGGAATGGCGAATGCATTCGTAAGATAA
- a CDS encoding BNR-4 repeat-containing protein produces MKGHLVACAIIFFAVSLRAQEVTKLIELKVADNGLYFDGAKRGNNDLDINEPGFEYFFGRRITPHGDCIKVFGDYVFMTWWSGGEEEKHVMLSRYNMKTEVLETIEFPHTHVGFRHQYEHIGDSHNTIAVGICPLDSTVHLLYDMHSYNELEYPDSFFNYNVSKVGAAAAADGSFSLDLFYTKNTYLNAQYNYSDITYPNFFLNDRDELFVWFREGGNNNGSYKFAKYDGSSWGPFTDFNVLNAKSFGNEYNWGLYGDMKYINGKLRVGFAKRMNYNNDEYVYNNGMHYAYSNDQDGKVEWYNYKEQSLTLPLSSPEKLFFFEPGSLVANGGANSITMSSGTDWTVTDRESVHFIMNNVRSSASSERVNVHAYKRAGENSFTTTTDFPGGNLYSVPGNMVFLMGLNSKRPYIYFTKGGTNNWQLLFEETKGVEFRHMNVLIEGNRLYLYLMEDASGDAQPIHLQIYDLGLPEVVLDAKPSSSKVLIYPNPVEQQLMIEGVNEIDSEYSIYNLMGRQLDQGQLIDNTIDVSALASGIYILKLIGNTGERLYRFNVK; encoded by the coding sequence ATGAAAGGACATCTGGTCGCATGTGCAATTATCTTCTTTGCGGTGAGTTTGAGGGCGCAAGAGGTAACCAAGCTTATCGAACTCAAGGTTGCTGATAATGGATTGTATTTCGATGGTGCGAAAAGAGGAAATAACGATCTAGACATAAACGAGCCTGGATTTGAATACTTTTTTGGGAGGAGAATTACTCCTCACGGAGATTGTATCAAAGTATTTGGAGACTATGTATTCATGACATGGTGGTCTGGAGGTGAAGAAGAAAAGCATGTTATGTTGTCGAGATACAATATGAAAACAGAGGTGTTAGAAACAATCGAATTTCCTCATACTCATGTCGGTTTTCGTCATCAATACGAGCATATTGGAGACTCGCACAATACCATTGCAGTTGGGATCTGTCCATTGGATAGCACCGTTCATCTTTTGTATGATATGCATTCTTATAATGAATTAGAGTACCCAGATTCGTTTTTCAATTATAATGTGTCTAAGGTAGGTGCAGCCGCCGCAGCTGACGGTAGTTTTAGTTTGGATCTTTTCTATACAAAAAACACCTACTTAAATGCTCAATACAACTATTCGGATATTACCTACCCCAATTTTTTTCTCAATGATCGAGATGAATTATTCGTTTGGTTCAGAGAAGGAGGAAACAACAACGGTTCATACAAATTCGCCAAGTACGATGGTAGCTCATGGGGTCCATTCACGGACTTCAATGTTTTGAATGCCAAAAGTTTTGGAAATGAGTACAACTGGGGGCTATATGGAGATATGAAGTATATCAATGGCAAACTGCGAGTCGGATTTGCTAAGAGGATGAACTACAATAATGACGAGTATGTCTATAATAATGGCATGCACTACGCTTACTCCAATGATCAGGACGGTAAAGTGGAATGGTATAATTATAAAGAGCAATCTTTGACCTTGCCTTTGAGCAGCCCAGAGAAATTATTCTTTTTCGAGCCAGGTAGTTTGGTGGCCAATGGAGGGGCGAACTCTATCACTATGAGCTCAGGTACTGATTGGACTGTGACTGATAGAGAGAGTGTCCACTTTATCATGAATAATGTGAGGTCTAGTGCCAGTAGTGAAAGGGTGAATGTTCATGCATACAAGAGAGCTGGCGAAAATTCTTTTACTACAACTACCGATTTCCCTGGAGGAAATCTCTATTCGGTTCCAGGAAATATGGTGTTTCTGATGGGCTTGAATTCAAAAAGACCCTATATCTATTTTACAAAAGGAGGAACAAATAACTGGCAGCTACTATTTGAGGAGACTAAGGGAGTGGAATTTCGTCATATGAATGTCTTAATTGAAGGTAATAGACTCTATCTCTATTTGATGGAGGATGCTAGTGGCGATGCTCAACCGATACATCTTCAGATATATGATTTAGGCTTGCCTGAAGTTGTTCTGGATGCTAAACCAAGCAGCTCTAAGGTATTGATCTATCCAAATCCTGTAGAACAACAGTTGATGATAGAAGGGGTAAATGAAATCGACTCGGAATATTCAATTTACAATCTGATGGGACGTCAATTAGATCAGGGGCAGTTAATCGATAATACAATAGATGTTTCCGCACTTGCTTCGGGCATTTATATTTTGAAATTAATCGGTAATACCGGAGAACGTTTGTATCGCTTTAATGTGAAATAA
- a CDS encoding AraC family transcriptional regulator: MKDFFDYLTCSNADRLWGLFLTVVGRYHAPANELYPSKKHPTGYYFEWETGRVLDEFQLNYISDGSGVLQTVEGDFSINAGTLILIRPGMKHRYKPDYETGWTENYIGFNGELSSHFINQTFGNSNVPVIQIGYQIEILDSFQQIIDLVKEQKPAYHQYASGLILKILGSISRCLKTRDIGNQELEELVNKAKAFMWEKVNENIDLQEFSKNHNISYSLFRKVFKMYTGFAPHQYYLDLKMMRAKELLVATDLSVKLITYHLGYDSVFYFSRLFKKKMGVSPTDLRKKQVGD; this comes from the coding sequence ATGAAGGATTTTTTTGATTATCTAACTTGCAGCAATGCAGATAGACTTTGGGGACTATTCTTGACTGTGGTAGGGAGGTATCATGCGCCTGCCAATGAACTTTACCCATCTAAAAAACACCCGACAGGATATTATTTCGAGTGGGAGACAGGGAGAGTTCTGGATGAGTTCCAGCTTAACTATATATCTGACGGGTCTGGAGTGCTTCAAACGGTAGAGGGTGATTTTTCTATTAATGCAGGAACATTAATTTTAATTCGTCCGGGAATGAAACATCGTTACAAGCCTGATTATGAGACAGGCTGGACAGAAAACTATATTGGATTCAATGGTGAATTGTCTAGTCATTTTATTAATCAAACATTTGGAAACTCAAATGTTCCTGTCATTCAGATAGGATACCAAATTGAAATATTGGATAGCTTTCAACAAATCATTGATCTTGTGAAGGAGCAAAAACCGGCCTATCATCAATATGCATCGGGGTTGATACTGAAGATACTAGGGAGTATTAGCCGCTGTTTGAAAACTCGGGATATTGGAAATCAGGAGCTAGAAGAACTGGTCAATAAGGCCAAGGCTTTCATGTGGGAAAAGGTCAATGAGAATATTGATCTTCAAGAATTTTCTAAGAATCACAACATTAGCTATTCTCTTTTTCGTAAGGTTTTTAAAATGTATACAGGTTTTGCACCACACCAGTACTATCTGGATCTCAAAATGATGCGCGCTAAGGAGTTACTGGTGGCCACAGATCTTTCAGTCAAATTAATAACATATCATTTGGGTTATGATTCAGTATTCTATTTTAGCCGCTTATTTAAGAAAAAGATGGGGGTGTCACCAACAGATTTAAGAAAAAAGCAGGTTGGTGATTGA
- a CDS encoding sulfatase-like hydrolase/transferase: protein MLLRNLLIIFLTIALGIRSWAQEKTQTNRSSNRPNIIFILTDDQRWDAIGYAGNELVTTPAMDELARSGTYFNNAMVTTPICAASRASIFSGLYERTHAYNFQTSAIKEEYMETAYPRVLKEAGYTTAFYGKFGVNYGDKDKLFDQYEDYDRANQYKDRRGYYYKTLEGDTVHLTRYTGQKALDFINQADGDQPFCLQLSFSAPHAHDGAPEQYFWQNTTNDLLQNIEIPKAAISSDKYFDALPEPVKAGFNRLRWEWRYDTPEKYQHSVKGYYRMIAGVDHEITKIRSLLEEKGLADNTVIILMGDNGYFLGERQLAGKWLMYDNSVRVPLIVYDPRIKKHQDVNDMALNIDVPATIVDLAGVEKPEAWQGKSLMPVVKDKAQGLQRDTVLIEHLWEFENIPPSEGVRTNKWKYLRYVNDQSSEELYNLQKDPMEIKNLAKSKKYATVLADLRRKTDELIEEYSDASTARPYNLTVEYIRQPQHVEIQDQTPEFGWTVPSGVVYQKAYQILVASTKSNIEVNKGDIWNSGQVRGNNSTNVTFAGADLKPGTTYYWKVRVWDANNRLSRYSKVQTFKLGKSVSGWTTPNRFLLEEIAPDQFEEISSGSYFIDFAKAAFATLKIKYDAPAADTLIVRIGESLVDGKINREPLGNIRYQEIKMPVSRGLKTYDLPIMANKKNTLPVAVALADSFPVLMPFRYCEIENAKGKLTESDIAQMAYFGYWEEDASSFSSSDMTLDQIWDLCKYSIKATSFAGLYIDGERERIPYEADAYLNQLSHYGTDREYAIARRTIEYFMDHPTWPTEWQQHVALLFYADYMYTGNSELIEKYYEELKHKTLVELTGDHGLITSDKVTPELMYKLGFDEGYKKPLTDIVDWPPAKFNRSTTKGERDGFEFKSYNTVINSFFYENMRIMAEFADLLGKSDEALDFEFRAARAKKAINEHMFDSEKGVYIDGIGSEHASLHANMLPLAFGIVPTKYQASVIEHIKSRGMACSVYGSQFLMDGLYRAGEADYALELLTSQEKRSWYNMIREGSTITMEAWGNEYKNNQDWNHAWGAVPANAIPRGLWGVQPKSAGFGIAQIKPQLSKLRSSSITVPTIRGQIKASYTKQGRIQKFEIELPANMLGEFVVPDASGKELTLNGQRVYAEFGTIRLSPGVNHIELKINSF, encoded by the coding sequence ATGCTTTTACGAAATTTACTCATCATTTTCTTGACAATAGCTCTGGGGATTCGATCATGGGCTCAAGAAAAAACACAAACAAACAGATCGTCCAATAGGCCCAATATTATTTTCATCTTGACAGATGATCAACGCTGGGATGCCATCGGATATGCTGGCAATGAGTTGGTAACTACACCAGCTATGGATGAATTGGCTAGGTCTGGTACTTATTTCAACAATGCTATGGTGACCACTCCGATATGTGCGGCTAGCCGAGCTAGCATCTTCTCTGGATTGTACGAACGAACTCACGCTTACAACTTCCAGACCTCGGCCATCAAGGAAGAATATATGGAAACAGCCTATCCTCGGGTACTCAAAGAAGCCGGCTATACCACTGCATTTTATGGCAAATTTGGTGTAAACTATGGTGATAAGGATAAGCTCTTTGACCAGTACGAAGATTACGACAGAGCCAACCAATACAAGGATCGTCGAGGGTATTATTACAAAACATTAGAAGGAGATACAGTGCACCTGACCCGATATACTGGACAAAAAGCACTTGATTTTATCAATCAGGCGGATGGTGATCAGCCGTTCTGCTTGCAGCTAAGCTTTAGTGCACCACATGCTCACGATGGAGCTCCAGAGCAATATTTTTGGCAGAATACTACCAATGATTTACTTCAAAATATTGAAATTCCTAAAGCGGCGATTTCATCAGATAAATATTTTGACGCCCTACCAGAGCCAGTAAAAGCAGGATTCAACCGACTAAGATGGGAGTGGAGATACGATACTCCCGAAAAATACCAGCACAGTGTAAAGGGATACTACAGAATGATTGCTGGTGTGGATCATGAAATTACCAAAATCAGAAGCCTACTTGAAGAAAAAGGCCTGGCTGATAACACCGTCATTATCCTGATGGGTGACAACGGCTATTTCCTAGGAGAAAGGCAGCTTGCCGGAAAATGGCTGATGTATGACAACTCGGTGCGTGTACCTTTGATCGTGTACGATCCACGCATAAAAAAGCACCAGGATGTGAACGACATGGCTCTCAATATTGATGTGCCAGCTACTATTGTAGACTTAGCCGGAGTAGAGAAACCTGAAGCATGGCAAGGAAAAAGCCTTATGCCAGTCGTAAAAGACAAAGCACAAGGGTTGCAAAGAGATACAGTATTGATCGAGCATTTGTGGGAGTTCGAAAACATTCCGCCAAGTGAAGGTGTAAGAACCAACAAATGGAAATACCTCCGATACGTCAATGATCAGTCATCTGAGGAGCTTTACAACTTGCAAAAAGATCCGATGGAAATCAAGAACTTGGCCAAGAGTAAGAAGTATGCTACTGTTTTGGCCGATTTGAGAAGAAAAACTGACGAGTTGATCGAAGAATATAGTGACGCCTCGACTGCTCGTCCCTACAATCTGACTGTGGAATACATCCGTCAGCCACAGCACGTTGAGATACAAGATCAGACACCAGAATTTGGCTGGACAGTACCATCAGGAGTGGTGTATCAAAAAGCGTATCAGATACTTGTAGCCTCTACCAAAAGCAATATTGAGGTCAATAAAGGTGATATATGGAATAGCGGGCAGGTTCGTGGCAACAATTCCACGAATGTGACTTTTGCGGGTGCTGATCTAAAACCTGGCACGACCTATTATTGGAAAGTTAGAGTTTGGGATGCTAACAATCGCCTGAGCAGATATTCGAAAGTGCAGACTTTCAAATTAGGTAAGTCGGTGAGCGGATGGACTACACCAAACCGCTTTTTGCTTGAAGAAATCGCTCCTGATCAATTTGAAGAAATTTCATCAGGATCTTATTTTATTGATTTTGCTAAGGCGGCCTTTGCTACGCTTAAAATCAAATACGATGCCCCAGCTGCTGATACTCTGATCGTAAGGATTGGTGAATCCTTGGTGGATGGAAAAATCAATAGAGAGCCGCTTGGTAATATTAGATATCAGGAGATTAAAATGCCTGTGAGCCGAGGACTCAAGACCTATGACTTGCCGATCATGGCCAATAAGAAGAATACTTTACCAGTGGCAGTCGCTTTGGCGGATTCTTTTCCAGTGTTGATGCCATTTAGATATTGTGAGATTGAAAACGCAAAGGGCAAACTGACAGAAAGTGATATTGCTCAGATGGCATACTTTGGCTATTGGGAAGAAGATGCGAGTTCATTTTCAAGTAGCGATATGACCTTGGATCAAATTTGGGATTTGTGTAAGTATTCGATCAAGGCTACTTCTTTTGCCGGTCTTTACATCGATGGCGAAAGAGAACGTATCCCATATGAAGCGGATGCTTATCTAAACCAATTGAGCCACTATGGGACTGACAGGGAATATGCTATTGCCAGAAGGACTATTGAGTATTTTATGGATCATCCTACTTGGCCTACTGAGTGGCAACAGCATGTAGCTCTTTTGTTTTATGCCGACTATATGTACACTGGCAATTCGGAACTGATAGAGAAGTATTATGAAGAACTGAAGCATAAAACTCTAGTTGAATTGACTGGGGATCACGGTTTGATTACTTCAGACAAGGTCACTCCTGAGTTGATGTACAAATTGGGATTTGATGAAGGGTATAAAAAACCCTTAACAGATATTGTAGATTGGCCGCCAGCTAAATTCAACCGTAGCACGACCAAAGGAGAAAGGGATGGATTTGAATTTAAATCATACAATACGGTTATCAATTCCTTCTTTTATGAAAATATGAGAATCATGGCAGAGTTTGCTGATCTGCTTGGTAAATCTGATGAAGCTCTAGATTTCGAATTTCGTGCTGCAAGAGCTAAAAAGGCCATCAACGAACACATGTTTGATTCGGAAAAGGGAGTGTATATCGATGGGATCGGCTCTGAGCATGCCTCCCTTCATGCTAATATGTTGCCTCTTGCATTTGGGATCGTTCCCACTAAATATCAAGCAAGTGTAATAGAACACATCAAGTCCAGGGGAATGGCATGCAGTGTCTATGGATCTCAGTTTTTGATGGATGGTTTGTATCGTGCAGGTGAGGCGGATTATGCTTTAGAACTGCTCACTAGCCAAGAAAAAAGGAGCTGGTATAATATGATCAGAGAGGGATCGACAATTACCATGGAGGCATGGGGCAATGAATATAAGAATAATCAGGATTGGAATCATGCATGGGGTGCCGTGCCTGCCAATGCCATACCTAGAGGGTTGTGGGGTGTACAGCCCAAGAGTGCTGGTTTTGGTATCGCGCAGATCAAACCCCAGTTGTCCAAGTTGAGATCAAGTTCTATCACTGTGCCTACGATTCGAGGACAAATAAAAGCGAGTTATACCAAGCAGGGCCGAATACAAAAGTTCGAAATAGAGCTACCTGCAAATATGCTGGGAGAGTTCGTTGTACCTGATGCATCTGGCAAAGAGCTGACTTTGAATGGTCAAAGAGTTTATGCTGAATTTGGCACAATTAGGTTAAGCCCTGGAGTTAATCATATCGAATTGAAAATCAATTCTTTTTAA
- the fbp gene encoding class 1 fructose-bisphosphatase, with protein MQKIIAPSIGTTLDRFIKNRQLHFPYATGELSQLLQDIALACKILNRDVNKAGLVDINGDLGNFNIQGEAQQKLDVIADDRMIRALTNGGQVCAILSEERDELIEVNNESHYIVAMDPLDGSSNIDVGVSIGTIFSIYRRLSEPGEPVNTKDVLQKGKNQIAAGYVLYGSSTMLVYTTGYGVNGFTYEPSLGEFVLSHQNIRSPENGKIYSINEGGYRSFENPIREYINFCKDQKYSARYVGSLVSDFHRNLIKGGIYIYPKSNQAPHGKLRLMYEANALAFIAEQSGGMASDGCTRIMEIQPIEFHQRSPLFIGSKNMVIKALSYID; from the coding sequence ATGCAAAAAATAATAGCACCAAGTATCGGGACAACCCTCGATCGTTTTATCAAAAACAGACAACTGCACTTCCCTTACGCTACTGGAGAACTCTCGCAACTTCTTCAGGATATAGCACTAGCCTGCAAGATTCTGAATAGAGATGTAAACAAAGCCGGTCTAGTTGATATCAATGGCGACCTTGGCAATTTCAACATTCAAGGGGAAGCCCAACAAAAGCTTGATGTGATCGCAGATGACAGGATGATTAGAGCCCTGACCAATGGTGGGCAAGTATGTGCTATCCTATCAGAAGAACGCGATGAATTGATAGAAGTCAACAATGAAAGCCATTATATTGTTGCAATGGACCCTTTGGATGGCTCTTCCAATATAGATGTAGGAGTTTCTATTGGCACAATTTTTTCTATCTACAGACGTCTATCAGAACCTGGAGAACCTGTAAACACCAAAGATGTTTTACAAAAAGGAAAAAACCAGATAGCTGCTGGTTATGTACTTTATGGTTCCTCTACCATGCTTGTTTATACTACCGGATATGGAGTGAATGGTTTTACCTATGAACCAAGTTTAGGAGAGTTTGTTCTTTCACATCAAAATATACGAAGTCCCGAAAATGGAAAAATCTATTCGATCAACGAAGGAGGATATAGATCCTTCGAAAACCCGATCAGAGAGTATATAAATTTTTGCAAGGACCAAAAATATAGTGCACGCTACGTAGGTTCACTTGTTTCTGACTTTCACAGAAACCTAATTAAAGGTGGCATTTATATTTACCCTAAGTCAAATCAGGCACCCCATGGAAAATTAAGATTAATGTATGAAGCCAATGCCTTGGCCTTCATTGCTGAACAAAGTGGAGGAATGGCATCAGATGGATGTACAAGAATCATGGAAATACAGCCTATCGAATTTCATCAAAGATCTCCTTTATTTATAGGATCCAAAAATATGGTGATAAAAGCTTTATCGTACATTGATTGA